The genome window CCTCCATTTTACATAAATGTATACATTTTTTAACAACACTTCACTATTTTAACAAATTTGTAACAATAAGTAAATAGAAAAAGGGATATTGTTTCCAATACCCCTTCGTATCTTCCTAATCCAGATCGATGAAATCCATCTCAAATGTATCCGCCTTCTTCGCTCTCTTTGAAGAAGATTTTCTAACCGGCTCTTCCTCATACTCATCATCAAAATCGTCGAAATCATCGTCAAAGTCATCGAAGTCGTCATCATCTAAGCCATCGAAATCGTCATCATCTAAGCCATCAAAGTCATCATCAAAATCTTCATCTTCCAAGCCATCAAAGTCATCATCTTGATATCCAAGCTTCAGATCTTCTTTTAACTCATCCAGATCGTCATCATAGTCATCGTCAAAATCTTCATCTTCCAAATCATCATAATCAGGCTCTATTGACTTGCTCTGTTTTACGACCTTGCGGTCTTCTATATCACCTGGTACATTATCACTATCAATACTATATTCATCATACAAATCATCCAACTCCACATTTCTATGGTGAAGCTTCACCGCCAGGACGATCAGGAACACCAGCAAAATAACAACCAGGCACCCGACACCTACCATGATCCAGAGCAAATAATCCGTAACAATCTCCGTAATCTTATCCCAGGTAGTCGCTTTCTTCTTAGGTGTTGATGCTGTCTTAGGCGTTTCCATCCTCTGATAAGTATGCTCCGACGAATCATATAAATACAAAGACTTCTGTCCCTCGTTATTCACCGCATACATAATGTAAAACTCTGCTCTGTCCGGTTCTAACCAGGCAGGAAATGCCTGACCATTAATCTCCACACTCGCCTCAACATACTTTTTCGGCAGCTTAACATCCGAAATATCATTCAAGATCACAATGGAATGCGTATCCGAAACTACAATCTCCTCAAATGGATAGAACTCTCCGCTCTCCGTATTATAAACCCAGAAACTGCCTGCCTTCTGATCATCCACCAAATACGCAATTGTAATTCCGCTGTTTGCCTGCACCGCGCCCTTATATGTTTCACCATTGTACGTAAATTCACCAGTAGCAAAATTTTCCGGAAGCTCTGCCTCACTGAATGCTTCTGACAACGTATAATTTACTCCGTCAATCGTAACTTCCGCCGACTTCCCCACCGGCTGGATCTTGCTCGGATCGCCCTCACCTATGGAAATGTCCGCATAACCCTCCTCACAGGTCACACTCTCGCCAGACTCCGTTGTGACCGTAGCCGTCCCCTGTTCAAGCCGGGTATCCCCCTCCTTGAGAGCCTGGAATTTCATCGTAAACTCCGTACGGTCACTGCTTCCATTCCCGCTTCCGGTGTAAACCAGTTTGCCGGAACCATTGTCCGTAACGCCTTCGCCTTCCATAAACTGCATGCAGCTGGTATCATAGCTCATCTCAACAGTAGCTTCGCCGAGCACATCATTCCTTGCAACAACCGTACCGGTTATGGTAAATGTATCCCCAACTTTCGTCTCAAGATCGCTGAAAAAAATGATTCCATCTGCAGCCAGCACCACATTTGAAAAACAAGGTACCAACAGGCAAACCGCCAACAGTACCGACATTATTCGCTTTCGTATCTTCATGTGCATTCCTCTTTCTTTAGTGCTTATCACTTTACACTTATAACCAAATTCTTTATAGTTGAATTCTAATAATCAGGCTCCTATCCTTAAACCCAAAATTTCCCTTTAGGACGATTCATATCAATACTTATCCCACCCTCAAATTCATTATATAAATTTAATGCAAAATATACATCATGTAATGATATTCCAATATTATAAGCTAATATTCTCTCTTTATCCGTTTCCCTTCCTGCTATTTTCCCGTTCACTACATCCGTAATTTCACCAAACTTCTTGAATTTTGAGAAATTTTTAAAATGAGCCACATGCCCCACATCATCCGCATAAATTTTATCAAAAGTCAAATCGCAAATCCCAAATCCCCTCGTATGAATGGGCACCAATAATACTCCTTCATCAAACCAGTTATCCTCGGCTATATCATTTTCAAAATATGTGGCTGCAGAAACCACAACATTACTACCTTTAATTAAACACTCATATGAACTTACATATTCAAACGTTAAATTCGTGTATAGCGATGATAATTCTTCTTTAAAAAGTTTATGCTGATTTTTATATTCTAATAATTTAATAACATACTCTTTTTCAGGATTTACCTCAGCCAAAACTTTAATAGTTGCTCTTGCTGCATTTCCCAGTCCGATAACGCCTATAACGCATGCATTACTCTTTGCCAGCAAATTAATAGAGTGTGCCGCAACAGCTCCCGTTCTCATTGCCGTAATGAAGTTTGCATCCATAAGAGCTTTCAATTCTCCACTTTCCAAGTCATATAGCATTAATTTACTGTCTAGCGCAGGCTCTCTATCAGAATAACGATTTACAATCTTTACCCCAAAATATCCTTCTTTTTCCAAAATGGAAGGCATCGTGTTATAAAAACCATCTTTCTTATACTTTAGGCTTGTTTTGTGTGGAAGTATATAATCATTTTTATTTGTTATAACTTCACTTACCCATTCATAACACTGTTTTGGAGTTATTCCCATATCCATTATCTCTTCATGCGTAATAATCCTCATCTTTTAACTATATGATATTTACAAATACAATAAATACCATATTCCTTTCTTAATTAATATCTCATTTCAATACAATTAGCTACTGCTAGTTTCAGTCTTTCCTATGGTCTAATTCTGTAATTGAAATATTACTTCACTATTTCAATTAATTTCTCAATACCACTTTCCAAACTTCTATAATCTTTCGTCAAAAACAACAACCTAAATATCTATTTTAATATTCAGCTATAGTAATTCATTTTTTAATGCTTTAACTAATTTATTATTATCCTCACTATTTCGGACTGCCAATCGAATAAATTGTCTGTTGTCTCGATGTATCTTCCCTGACAAATCTTTAATAAATAAACTATATTTTAAATATAAACGTTTAGTTAACTCTTTTGCAGTCAATCCATTAGTTATTTCTACCATCACATAATTAGCTTGTGAGTCATTGACTCTAATTCCGGGAATTTCACGCAACAATTTGATAAAACGTGCTCGCTCGGATTTTATTTTAATTAAAGCCTCCATATAATCCTTATTATATTTTTCTTCTATCTGGAGATAAAACTCTGCAAACGAATTTATATTCCATATAGCAACATCCTTTTTAAGTGTTGTAATCATTTCCACATCACTCGACACCAAAATACCTAATCTTAATCCCGGAACTCCATAACACTTAGAAATGCTCTTCATCACATATAAATGCTTATTCGCATCAATGATTTTCTGTTCAATCAAAGTGCTGTTATTCTCAACTGAGAAATCAACAAAAGACTCATCAACAATCAATTTAATATCTTTTTTCTTTGTCCATGCAACGATTTCCATTAAATCCTTTTTGGGTATATAATTTCCAGTTGGATTATCCGGATTTATTATAAGTAAATTATCAATTTCTTTGTCTTCAAAGTAACCAATTAAATCCTCCGCCGAATAAACAAAATTTTCATCTTCAGGCACATATACAATTTGTTCACTTAAATATCGATTAGGATATTCTTCAAAAGTTGGACGAACAATTCCTATTTTACCTTCTAACTTACCCACCAAGGATTTAATTAATTCTGCCGCGCCATTTCCAACAACAATATTCTCTTGATGTACATTAAAATTTTTAGATGCTATCAATGAGTTTACTTGCATACCGGACGGATACTGCGTTAACAATTTTTCAAAGTTCGCTTTGATTTCGTCTATCAATTTCTGTGGCGGAAAATACGGATTAACAAGGTAACAAAAATCTATAAGTTTAGGGTACCGCCAATATCCTCCGTATCTATTCTGCAATAATGTAACTCGCTCTTCATCATCTGGAGCGAACATCGAAGTTGCAATATCTAAATCCTGAATATCGTCAATTTCATACCAGAGCTGTCCACTTAGCCTCTTTGCTTTTATTTCTGGATCATCAAGCATCGTAATTACTCTGAGCACCTGCTCATAATATTCATTATTACCAAGTGCACTCGAATATGCCTCAAGGAAAGGCACAT of Roseburia hominis contains these proteins:
- a CDS encoding ornithine cyclodeaminase, which produces MGITPKQCYEWVSEVITNKNDYILPHKTSLKYKKDGFYNTMPSILEKEGYFGVKIVNRYSDREPALDSKLMLYDLESGELKALMDANFITAMRTGAVAAHSINLLAKSNACVIGVIGLGNAARATIKVLAEVNPEKEYVIKLLEYKNQHKLFKEELSSLYTNLTFEYVSSYECLIKGSNVVVSAATYFENDIAEDNWFDEGVLLVPIHTRGFGICDLTFDKIYADDVGHVAHFKNFSKFKKFGEITDVVNGKIAGRETDKERILAYNIGISLHDVYFALNLYNEFEGGISIDMNRPKGKFWV
- a CDS encoding aminotransferase class I/II-fold pyridoxal phosphate-dependent enzyme — translated: MQAVILAAGMGKRLKELTQNNTKCMVKVNGVSLIERMLRQIESRNLSRVVIVVGYEGQKLIEYIETLGIKTPIEYVDNPIYDKTNNIYSLALAKEYLCEEDTLLFESDLIFEDSVMDELLNDSRETLALVDKYESWMDGTCVKLAEDDTIEAFVPGKKFKFNEIQNYYKTVNIYKFSKHFSETCYVPFLEAYSSALGNNEYYEQVLRVITMLDDPEIKAKRLSGQLWYEIDDIQDLDIATSMFAPDDEERVTLLQNRYGGYWRYPKLIDFCYLVNPYFPPQKLIDEIKANFEKLLTQYPSGMQVNSLIASKNFNVHQENIVVGNGAAELIKSLVGKLEGKIGIVRPTFEEYPNRYLSEQIVYVPEDENFVYSAEDLIGYFEDKEIDNLLIINPDNPTGNYIPKKDLMEIVAWTKKKDIKLIVDESFVDFSVENNSTLIEQKIIDANKHLYVMKSISKCYGVPGLRLGILVSSDVEMITTLKKDVAIWNINSFAEFYLQIEEKYNKDYMEALIKIKSERARFIKLLREIPGIRVNDSQANYVMVEITNGLTAKELTKRLYLKYSLFIKDLSGKIHRDNRQFIRLAVRNSEDNNKLVKALKNELL